CCACTGTGCGCTGAATCTGCTTTAAAACCACTGTGCACCTAATTAGACCAGAACGGTAAAAtgaggtaaaaaataaataaaaatgaaattgacATTGATGCATGCCACCACCACAACAAAAGATGATTGTCAATCCTACCAGAATAAATTTGCAACATCCTTTCAAAACAACCTGTATAAGCACCCTTGCACTTGTTAGACCTTAAAAATATAGGAAATAAGAGGTTGCCAATGGGAGAAAATACAAATAGCAGCCAGGGTACTAATAGGGcacaaaatcaaatcaaataaaacaaaatacaagtaTAACCCTGCACAAAGTGACACTCAAAAATGCAAAtgtgtataaattataatacattttgcacaaataaatgtaaaaaaaaaaaagaaattccgtTTTCAGATCTGCGTAAGGAgctgttaaaatgtaaaagaacgCATATAGTGTAAATGGTATGGTAAACTGAGGAAACAAACAGTAATGGTACTACTCATAAGATTTGCTCCAAATGGTAACATGGAGCTACAAATAAGGGCTTCAGATGTATACCAGAATGTCTGTCGGAATACATCTTAGAATCAATGTGGGTCaggcaaatgcatatttttacaaGGAAGACAACACAGATACCTAGAGGGACCTGTCAGCTACCATAtgtgttaaagtgcatatgatggctggggtgcCTCCAACACAAAGCTGCAGTTTTCCCTAAGCGAACGAAAATTAAGCAGTGGTCTAACAAAACATGCCAGGGCCCCCCTGCGAGACTTGGTGGTGGGggtaatatagttacacagactaacatacttacacacatactaatgtGCAACACATACTGTAAGacacacatactgtaacatacatatacactaatatagaagtgcacacacagtaacatacttacacacaccccATACTAACATACGTACACATATTAATACACACAGTAATATATCTACTTATACACACCCAGTAATATACACACCTACATTTGTTGGCTACTTCTTTGCGATCTATGTCTGAGCACctggaaattacatcatatagCATGCTGGAACTGAGGGAGTGAGGCTTGCCATCCCAGCAGTATGCCCATGGGGGAAAAGGAGTTTGGCAGCGAGAGCGGATAGGTCCCCTGGATAGTGTGGAGAACTTTGTTATACCAGTGAAAAGAAGCTAGATTAGTTATTGCATGGGAAACAGgttattaaggaaaaaaatataaaatacatatcaggatacaaaaagaaattagaaatcgTTACCATTTCTTCTGGTACTAATCAGGCTCTGGGtaataaatagttaattatATCAAGAAAGAACATCCTGCATATTTTAGAAGACATTTTAGACTATCATGGGACCTAAACCATAACATAGCTGGAAATCTACAAATGCTTGTGAGCCCCAAATGGTATATGTGTTCATGAATAATTCATTGCAGTTAGGTTTTATCCAGCAATCTTGTTAATGTACAATGTAGTATTTCagtcagtattttttttccacttttgctGGTTTTGCTGGTTTTAGATTGTATTGGGTTTTAGGTATTGGAATTGGGATTTTCTTATCATGAACACTATTtaaacattaattcatttaataaataagagGAAGCAAAACTGGAGTAAAATAATATTGGTTAGCTGTTACAGATATAACATAAGTACCTTCATTCATCTTTAATAACTAACATGAGGTGTATGAACCCTTTCTTCTTTAGTCCATCAAACTTGATTTATGTGCAAATCCACAATCATAACCAGTGACCATACATGATTACTCTCTGGGTTTCCATGATTACAGACTTCTAGGTTAGTTCATTTAATCACTGGGCAAGAGAGTGGCTCCTGGACTTGCCCACTGATCATCACTTTCATGTCTTGAGGGAATGTGCCAGCCCTATGCATAAATCAGGTCCAGACTGGTGATGACCAGGTGGCCCTGGTATTTTAAAGCTGGCAGCTGTTGGATTACGTCAGTGCCGCCCACAGCTGGATATGCAGGGACACACATGCTACTTTTTTTCTGCTCACCTAGCACCAGTGGTGATGAGTATGTGGTGATATCGGCAACCGAACCTTTGAAACAGACGCCCAAAACATACTTCAGATAGAGATCAGTATTTTATAAACCTAGcacaaaatgtttgttattATCTAACATCACAGCGGTATGATAGATAATCACCAATTATTTGTAATCAAAATGACCAGATAGTTCTGTAAGGTGAGTTGGTACTTGGCACCCATGGTTCTGATAACATTAGTTTGAGCTGAATGTGAAACCCCATCAAATCCCAGGGACTTTTTGATTTTGCCAGTACATAATGGCTCCTCACAGGATCTGTTTTTGCCAATTTCATAACAGGGAACCAAAGCTGATCTGTTCAAAAGGGTATTCATGTTGCCTAATGTGCAAAAAAGCACATAGAATTATTCTAAATGGAGTAAAGGCACAGTTCCTTGCCACAGATTTTATGAGAAGGCATCAAGAGCTAAGGCCTCTAAATCTGATCTCCGATCGAAAAAGGCTGGAAATGGATAATTGCGATGGAATGCAAACTTTGTGCCTTGTATGGGATTGATGTATCTGGCTGTGGAAACGTTAACATTTGACAGATACAACAGTTTACCTTGACTTTTGCTAAGCATAATATCCAATTCAAAATATCCAGTACTCCctctaaaaccaaaaaaaacccttacgcATGCACTAATCATTCCTCTCTAGCCTACTGTAACTCCTTGTTTATTGGTTTGTCTGCTACAGGTATCCCTACCCTCTACAATTTGTTCTCAGTTAAGCCACCAGAAAAGTCTTTCctccagatcaccactcatccCGACTCTAAAAACCAATGCCTTGGTTTCCTATGACAGCTACTTCTCTGTCTTTACTAAAGACATTTTACCTTGCTGCTCCATATCTCTGGAACTCTCTGCAACTAAGCACTCGCCAAGCTTCGGCTCTCCATAGCttcaaaagcaaacaaaaagaaCACCTTTTTATTTAGCACTACATCAACTTATAAACCATTACTTGACATTCACCATCAGGAACCTCACCTCtgattgtatctgtatgtccaCCTACTACTACTTAGACTGCAAACTGCAATCGAAACATCTATAAACCACTGTACTTCTTCTATTACTGCACTAAGTGTACCTCcccttttattttactgtaatgTGCCAAGTACATCTGTTAGcaattaatacataaaaatgtacatataaacCCAACAGTTCTATGTGGCGGGAGAAATGGTTCTGCAAACCATTTCCCCCAGTTGGTTGATTGATGCATCTGGGACCCCAGCCTAACTGACTTGCATCTAAATCTATTATGATTTCTGGAATGGATCCAACGTTTACATATCAGGGAAGGACTGTTGGTGAGTAAAGACATTCATCTGGGTTACATTTAAATGGCAACTTGTCAATATTTTGACAGTTTCTtggcttttacatttttagcagGGTGGCCATAAGAGACCTTACCAGACTTTCACTTGTAATATCTTCGCAAAATATTTCTAAAGGTGAAACTAGTAAATTGTGTTTGGAATTTGGCATTTAAAATTGTGCAAAAGCAAATGACAGATTTTAATGGAGAATTGCACGTAAAAGACATGACTGACATAATGGCTTTAGAAACTGATTTACTGACGCATAAATTAATGTCTGTAATTGTTTTCCACTAATATTATCAAACATGTAATTCAGATTATCCTTCAATGAATTATCCTTAGGATAGATTTACTTAACAATTAAATAGTTGAATGGGTCAATTTAATAACGAGCTAcacattttgattttatttgcatgATAAATCAGTCTCTGTCTCTGGGTGTAAGCATTCACAGTTACCACTTGTCTTTAGGGGATGCAAGGGGGTTAATCAATTGAGATTTCCTAGATCCCCTCACCCATTAAATCATATACTATGCAGGGTCAGGGGCTCCTGGTGTTACCTGGGACTTTGCATGGCAAACTCCTGCTATGTATATCATTTTACCCTCACCTTGTTTTGCATGCTAGGTTCACTTAAAACTACACgtcttggaaaaaaatagacaattaCAGTATTCAGTCTAAAATATACTAAACTTTCCTAATAGTTAAGCTCTAATAATCATAAAATGACCATATTCTgactaatgtatttaatatttattaattttctttgaAAGAATGATTAGTTCATTGATCACAgttttttaacacaataaaccgttttattttaattttacaaagTACCTACCTTTACTTTAATTTTTGTAACTGGAAACCAATTTTCTTGCAACTGATATTGGCTCTGTTTAGTAATAAGTGGACTTTTCACTGAAGAAATTATCATTTAGAAATTAAGTTTAGAATATCTTCTTGATGAATTGACtcacaatatttatattttaagtaaaatactCATGTATTGCTTAGGGGAGGAAAGTACATTTATAGAACAAATTACCTAAATAGAAACATCACTCTGTACTACATTAATTTTATGCCAATTATGGCCTGCTGCTTAGGTTCTCCAATCATATCAGAAACATACAGACTAGCTCTAGGACCTGAAACGCGCATTGGTTTAGTTTATCATAAGGCCGTAAGATGTAAGCTTGCCAGCACTTCAGATCAGGCATGTCCTAATACTAAAAAAACTAcctaactaaaaacaaaaataggagGCATATAACCAAGgagaaccaaaaaaataagGCATAGACATGGAGGCAACTGGATGTAAACTACTGAGGCAGCACACAAAACCAACCCGAAACCATGTAAAGAGCTTCTGGGTTAGTGTGATTTGATTAAACCTTCATAGTAACAAAATACAATGGGAGATCTGTTATGGTTTATTTGCTAAGCATACTCAATACACATACTGAGAACACATACTCAGAACACGTAAAGTGCCTTTGAGCACGTGGGgtgaatataaaaaatgaaactgtATTAAAATGCACCAAGAGGAACATTTACAGAACAGAGAAAGCATTGCTTGTACAAAAAATTTGAGGAAACGACGTACAAGGTATGGAGGAAGCAGAGAAAATAGCTAATGCTACAGGTGGAGATACAACCTGGACAGATGTAAGGCTGGAACAATGGTGGAGTCCGATATGCAGGGACGTAACCCCAGGAGGCGATAAACAGCTAAATGCAGCTTAAAATAGGGCAGATCAAAGTAGCAGAAGTCAGGAacgtagccaaggtcaggataatAGCGAGCAGCGAGATCAAAATCCGAAGCCAGAGTCAGGAAACCAAGAATATCGGGAACGCCATTTAGTAGCCAAGGGTCGGGTAATGGGGGGCAGCAGAGTCGAGGAGAAGCCAGGGTCGGTACACAGAAATCGCAGGGAGAATACTATAAACGCACAGGAAGCCCAATAGGAAAACAATCACTGAGCACTGAGCTAAGCTAAGCCTCGCCCCCAACCGTGACATCATCCGTGCACGTTCTCCGGCGTCTCCATTCGGGGACGCATAAAGTTTGTTGAGAGCTTGCGCCTAGTGGCAGACATGCTGGCAGAGGAGGAAGAAGCTGGGGACGCCTCGCGGGATTCAGTACCTGCGGGCATTGGGAACTCGGGTGAGTAGCTTCGTCAGGTCTGGAGTTGCAGACAGGTGACATCTCTGGAAGTGGTGATATGCTAAACTTGAATAAACTGGTTGTTTACTTGAACAGTGGCAAGCACAAAGAGTCTATAGGAaagtaatattattttgtagatCTCTGTCAACAATAAAACTTTTCTTCAATTATGCAATGATATGCATCAATTTCATCGATACTAATTAAGGCATTTAAATTTGATGTTTGAGACATTGTTTCAGACCTTGACAAAAAACACCTATGCCACAGAAAAAGTGCAcaatactgttttatttttattaaatagaatGTACTGTGTAGTTAAAGCTAAATTAGATGCATATCCATCTAAATGTGTATCTTACATCGTAATAATGTCAGTTTTGGAGCAAAACCAAATtaagaaataattttatgttttttttttcaacagggAATATATTTGTCGTAAGCCTTGCTGTTGCAGACCTGGTGGTGGCCATTTACCCATACCCTTTAGTGCTGACTTCAATATTTCGCAAAGGATGGAATTTGGGATACCTCCACTGCCAAATTAGCGGATTTTTGATGGGAATAAGTGTCATTGGATCTATATTTAACATTGCTGGTGTTGCAGTTAATCGCTATTGTTATATCTGTCACAGCCTCAAATACGACAAGTTGTATAGTGACAAAAATTCCTTGTTTTACGTGATTCTTATTTGGGTGCTAACATTCATTGCCATTGTGCCAAATCTGTTTGTTGGATCATTACAGTATGATCCCAGGATCTATTCATGTACATTTTCACAATCAGTAAGCTCAACCTACACCATAGCAGTggtgtttttccattttatacTCCCAATTACAATCGTAACTTTTTGCTATTTACGTATATGGATTTTGGTTATTCAGGTGAGACGCAGGGTAAAACCAGATAACAAACCCAAATTAAAACCTCACGATTTCAGGAACTTTGTAACAATGTTTGTGGTATTTGTATTGTTTGCGGTCTGCTGGGCGCCTTTAAACTTCATAGGCCTTGCTGTTGCTGTAAACCCAGACACAATCCTACCTAGAATTCCAGAATGGTTGTTTGTTGGCAGTTATTACATGGCATATTTCAACAGTTGCCTTAATGCTATCATTTATGGGCTCTTGAACCAGAATTTCAGGAGAGAGTACAAGAGGATTATTGTTTCTCTCTGTACCGCAAagcttttctttcaggaaagtTCTAACGATGGAGAGAAGATTAAAAGCAAACCCTCGCCAATGCTAACAAATAACAACCAAGTAAAAGTGGACTCTGTCTGAAATTGTAAGGAATTTTAATGCTAGTATGTACAGTTGCTAACTAGAATCACTCATCACTATTCCTGGTAAAATGCTTGAGAGCTCCAAAAATGATGCATCTTCTATTGGCACCAATCCAGTTTGAGCATCTATATCATCTTTATCAGGTGTAATGGACCAAGATAATCTAAGCAATGcatcaagaattttttttatagtggatATTAGTTAaatctatgtatttatgtatctatgtttcatttttcagtTCTGTGAAGAGTACAATGTCTGGACTTGTATAATAGATCTTATTTAAGTACAATTTGGAAGAGCCACCAAAAAGGGGCTCACTAAGCCGGAGTCGCATTGCTTTCTTTAACTTGGTTTTGTAATGTAAATAGTGTATCACTTTCAAGCTTTCTAACAtgggaactgaaatgatttatacAATGTAATCATTATTTGCCGCTAATATAAACCTGCTGTTCCGAGTACAATTTTAGATACACAATGTGCAAACTGAAGGATAAACTGTCTGGAATGCCCAGCAAACACAGGAATACTTTGTAGTTTAAAGCTGGTGTCAGCCTTAACCTATTTCATTTGATCCAGAACCTCAGAGAAAACTGGAACAGCAGAATTTTAGACTCCTTATTTTAACAGTCGTAAACAAATACCCTTTTGAGTTTTGCTTTGGAAGTGGGATACACACAGACATCACTACAATCAGTTATTCAAACTGATAGAATGTACTAAACAAAATGCTGGTTTCACACAATAAGCCATGAGTATTCTGCTATGAGTAATGCTGTAAGTAGTGACTTGCAGTtcaaatatacattatgaacaaatcaaagtggaaaaaaaacatttatatttaggtaagctatgtatttttcatattactatgtataaaatatatacatatatattgtagagGTATGTATGGACTACATTAAATGATTGTTGAAATATATAGACCTTCTACAGAGACCTAACCACTGCTTATAAAACATTGCACTTTATCTACTTGGtctattttacataaatacTTGAACATATCGAAATAAGATGTTGGCAGCTATGGTATGCAGAAACAGAAAATCACCATCAATATTCTATAGGTGCCTAAAAGACATATGTAAAGGTTCAAAATGTTAAGAATGCATGCCGATATTTTGCCAAGGATCTTAATATTTGTTTACATGTAACAATAGAGAAAACTGTATGTACCCAATTCTTGTCATTTTAATCAGTAAACAGGGCGAGTGGAGGTCTTCATTGAACATTTTAGCCTGTTGGGTGTTGTATGGTTGAGCACTGCACCTATCTAGTGCttaaaaagtttaaagaatATTTCTGTTGATGTGATAGAACGTACTTCTGTTTGTAACTAAATGAAAGGAAAGTATGCCCTTTCAATATAAGTGTTGACgtcatacatacagtatttgctgtcacatttttttttgccttattaaataaaaaaatagatttgtaTGTGTTTTCATAACTACGTTTTTGATCGcctgttaaatgtaaaaatgtaatgccACATGCCTTTCATTAATTCCGATTTATAAAGTTATTGGGGAATCATATGTGCCAGTCTTGAGAATGAAAATTCAATGTGTTAGTAAAAGGGTAGTTTTTAAGTTGTTTATAAgatatttcaattttttatgAACTTTTAAATGCCATATTGTATTTGAAAATTCTTATAAGCAATAAAATGCAACATCAAATTAGTTGTCCCATTACTGTTGTAAATCATTGTTATCTGAATGAAAATCATTCATAATTACGTTTTACTATCTGATAACAAATCTATGTTTCTGCGCCTttcaatacaatatttatacacgcgttataaatgtttgtgtaaCTACCCAAGTTCATTTTTAGTTGTTTATGCTTATACCTATGCATAATCTTAATTATCTTGCTCTTTAACCCTTGTAAACTATGTTTGCCCCATTGCTCTTGCATCCACGTAGTCTAAGGAGAGTTTCAACTAGAAATGCTGTTTAGTTAGCTGGAGTCTTAGGGGGAAGCGCTGCTTCTCCTGgtcactctcctctttctctgagGCATGGAGAAGCTACTCTCTCAGAAAATTGGTTTTAATAGCATGCCATGGAACGTTCACAGGTATGGTTACTAACCAAGTACTTTCTAATATCAGACACCCCCAATCCTCAAACTTGTAAAAAAAGCTACATAGACAAAGAAACATAGACAAAACCCCAACAATCCTCATACAAACTGTGCTATAGAGAAGGGTGGATTGTATTACGTATAAactacataaaaaagaaattactgTTTCTTTAACTTCTACGctcaaataaaatgaatatattcattttggctcattcagaaaatatttttataaatgattgTTCATAAATAACCTAGTAAGGTTCTTCTACCATCAAGCTCTATGACCTTATAAAAGGCTAGAATGCAAGATAGACATGCAGCCCTCAGGTTGTGCCACTTTTGGATTTCAGCTCATTGTCACTGTGCATTTCATCTAACATGGACAATTGCTTTAATCTTTGCAAGTAGCTGGAAAGCTACAGCTTAGGAGACCTCCATTCATTTATCCCTTGTGAAAGAAAGCAGAACAGCCTAAAACAGAGGAAACATTGATTAATGCTTTAAGATTAAGTGTTATAGATTATTAGGTCATTTTCCAGAGCACTTGCTTCCTTTACAGGTTAAGTGTTCATTTTTTCACCATCAGAGTTACAGGTAATCCAATGTATTGAACATAACATGTTCTTTTTTCTGCttcttaatatttaatatggttGAAACTTATACCTCGGGGAGCTGTTATGCGGAAAGAGAGTATATGCTGCAATAGATGGATCAGTATcttgagaaaagaaaagaaaagattaatttttatttattgaataaacacACTGATATCTTCCTCACTTCTCCTTTCCTCCACTGCTGATATATAGTAACGTGTATTACatgatagtttaaaaaaaataatatttttttaccaacTAAAAACATTTATGTTCAACATCTCCAGAGTAGAACACCCAACATACATTGGTTTTGGAAGACATTAGATGGCCAAAGCCCTACCtaagttatttttaatggttTAGGTTGGTGGCCAGTAAGGAGGATTTATGAAGTTTTTTTAATCTGGGAATACTGGGTATTTAGGGACTTTTtgcacttttataaaaaaaaagatgcctgGCATCTCTTTTTTAACTAAAGATACCCTCGATGATATAATGCTCACATTACATGGAGTTCCAATTTATTTGTTTCCCCCACTCCTTGCTCTGGTCTTCCTGCTTGGAGTGAGCAGCAGAAGCAGGAATCATCTCTGACGCCACGAGGAATGTCGGTGCATCCATTCAggcatttaaattaatttcaatGAAAGAGTGTTTGATGTTAGCACTACAATGCATTTGTCAGCTTGGAGCAAGTAGCTGAGGGGATCTGGTTGTCATTAGCGTTCTCCCCATGACTGCAGTGTGGACATACAAATTAACCCATGAAGTACTAGGATCATGATCTGTCCTCATGGAGTGGAAATCTATGATGGTCCTGGTTGCTCATGAAAAACCAATCCAAGGATTACTTTCACGGGTGAAAAACAATTACAAGAAGCTGCGCCTATTGCGCTGCTCAAGTTGTTTCCTGGATTAATTGATGACAttcagttacaaaaaaaaatcttatgccGGGTAATGATTGTCATTACTGCTGAGAGAGAAATTCAATATACACCATAGTTTGCTATTTTCTGGTTAGTTGCACATTCAGTACATTTTCATTGAGGTTGAATGAGAGCAACAGAAAACATCATGACCCAGATTTGTCACAACAAGATAAATATTAAACTCGTGCTATAGTTCTCTTGTCATAAAGCATGTATTTGTTGCCTATCTTTCACAGGTTGATTTGGCCTGTTtattgttaaccctttcccaGCCGACTTATCCAGACATGCTTGTGTTTGATTCTTATTAGTCATTTCACCTCTATGGAATTCCTTAAAATCTAATATATTGATGAAATCAAATGAAATTACTAGAGTTGCTGTAGTTACAAGAGTGAAATCATAATTGAGTCTATAGGTTATTTTCCTGCAGCAAGATAGCAACTAGAGAAAGCATTTTCCAGATTGTATGTTGAACCTATATGCGGATGACACCTTAAACTATACTTCCTCTCCTGACCTTTCACCCTCTCCACAACCATCTACTAAACTGATGAAGTTTGCTGCCTTGGTATCACAAATTACCAAATTTACCAGGAAACTAGTCATGCATTTGGCAGAGGATTTTACATAAGTAAAATGTCAGTTGGACATATAACAGTCTCATTACTGGTGGGCTCCATTCTCTGCATTCAGGCCCATGGACGTCCACAGAGGGGGCAAGGAGGAGCTTGGATTTTCACTTGTTGCCTCATGCTTGCTGGCTGCTCATCTGTCTAAGAGGCCCCTGCAACCCGTgtgaccacttgttcctgtctccttgtgccGGTTtcaaattgttcagaaagggcccttctgacctagACCAGGCTGGTCTGGGTTAGAAGGGCCtattctaaacaattttgaaccggcacagggGAGACAGGAACTCAGAGGATTCACATAGTGTATTGGATTGAAAGCTGCAGGATTTGTTAGCGGCGCAGGTAggagtatgtatgtttgtatgtatgtgagcatgaatgtctatgtataagtgtatgtgagcatgaatatctaagtgtttgtgttttaacaTAGATGTTTATGTCTCTGTTAATGTGAGCAtgactgtgtatatataattgatGTGAGTAggggtgtgtgttagaatgagtgttaGTGAGTGTTAGTGAGTAAGTTTGAGTAAGTTTGAGTAAgtttatgtgtaagtatgtgtattagcatgtggcacaggcaggctgtttgagggtTATGATGACACTGATAAGATGTTTGGTGGCACAGGTAAGTTGGCAGCAAAGTTGACTAAAGGATTCCACCAGACAGATTAGTTTCAAATCTCCAGGAGTTAACCAAAACTCAATTAAACTCAATGGGACTGCACAACTTTACAACCAACTCAACTGACCTTGACTGACTTCATCGTTGAACCACAGTCAAATCCAATGGTAACTCAACAGCAACTTAACAGAAACTCAAATtaactacattttttaaagaatgttgcTGTGCCTCTTTTCTATACGTTCAGAATGTTTGACTAATATGTGTGTcatagtgttctacagccctaaagtTCATCAGAAAATGTGTGACAGCATGCTACCAGTTGACCTACAAGTGACCTAAAAGTGGCAACATGCTACCAGTTGACCTACATTGAGAACACTTTGCCAGAATGCAGGAACACAGCCTGAGGCCATGACACACTCTCTCAACATACCctttaaaacatgaaaatgtatttttaattgtttaaataataaaatgactgaTAATCAAGATAAAGGTGATGGGGGTTGCAGTCATCAACCATTGATGAACCAGAGGTGCAAAAAGAGTTCAATTTATTaagaaaattgtgttttttactcATAGTTTAGAATTATGTTGACATTTTGATATGTTGCTCAATTTTCTTGTAGAGTGACAGAGCAGGCATGCACGGCACATCAACCTTCTCCATCACCCATGCTGTTGTCCTACCTTCCACCTGGATCTATGTGTGGCAATCGACTGTTTTCACTTGTCCGAAGGCTGCCGAGCCTTTCTCCCCTTCAAAATTTGGATTTACATGGCCACTGGGCCAACacaacataataaaatgttaaatccaGAGTTTCACTTGGCAATCCTACGTGGCACATACGTGTCAAACACTAAACAGTGTTTATTAACACCTTTAAGTGAAATGTCTGGCATCTTTCAATTAAGTAGCTAAAATGCTCAGACTAATTTTGCCCAGACATAATATATAGACATCATACATATTCCAAAATCTGATTTGtaacatttacattaatattatacatgtataaaaCTAGTATTAGTAACAATAACAAggtgaggtgtgtgtgtgtgtatatatatatatatata
The DNA window shown above is from Spea bombifrons isolate aSpeBom1 chromosome 1, aSpeBom1.2.pri, whole genome shotgun sequence and carries:
- the MTNR1A gene encoding melatonin receptor type 1A: MRVNVSILNGSLHIPKDLALDRPPWVATALAVILIFTIVIDILGNLLVILSVFRNRKLRNAGNIFVVSLAVADLVVAIYPYPLVLTSIFRKGWNLGYLHCQISGFLMGISVIGSIFNIAGVAVNRYCYICHSLKYDKLYSDKNSLFYVILIWVLTFIAIVPNLFVGSLQYDPRIYSCTFSQSVSSTYTIAVVFFHFILPITIVTFCYLRIWILVIQVRRRVKPDNKPKLKPHDFRNFVTMFVVFVLFAVCWAPLNFIGLAVAVNPDTILPRIPEWLFVGSYYMAYFNSCLNAIIYGLLNQNFRREYKRIIVSLCTAKLFFQESSNDGEKIKSKPSPMLTNNNQVKVDSV